A single genomic interval of Natronoarchaeum philippinense harbors:
- a CDS encoding NAD(+)/NADH kinase, translated as MNVGIVGQKGNDRATSLAGEIESTLRDDVTVQLDTATATALDRSGVDVTAMAECDLVVSIGGDGTFLYAARGAGSTPIMGVNLGEVGFLNAVAPDDAVEAVADEVAHVEETGSVRSRELTRLQAKNGDWALEPAINEIVVQGRQRGHGNGADLTVRVDGDTYSTGHADGVLVATPTGSTAYNLSEGGPLVHPTVPAIVVTEMCGAESMPSLAVDADATVEIELAGSSGYVVSDGRANREIEAGTTVTVTAAEEPVRVAGPRANFFEALSKLQ; from the coding sequence ATGAACGTCGGCATCGTCGGACAGAAGGGCAACGACCGAGCCACGTCGCTGGCCGGCGAGATCGAGTCGACGCTCCGGGACGACGTTACTGTGCAACTCGACACTGCGACAGCGACGGCGCTCGACCGCTCGGGCGTCGACGTGACGGCGATGGCCGAGTGCGATCTCGTGGTCTCGATCGGCGGCGACGGCACGTTTCTGTACGCCGCCCGCGGCGCCGGGTCGACGCCGATCATGGGCGTCAATCTCGGCGAGGTAGGCTTTCTCAACGCCGTCGCACCGGACGACGCCGTCGAGGCGGTCGCCGACGAGGTCGCACACGTCGAGGAGACCGGATCGGTGCGGTCGCGCGAACTCACGCGATTGCAGGCGAAAAACGGCGACTGGGCGCTCGAACCCGCGATCAACGAAATCGTCGTGCAGGGACGCCAGCGCGGGCACGGCAACGGCGCCGATCTGACAGTCAGGGTCGACGGCGACACGTACTCGACGGGCCACGCCGACGGCGTACTGGTGGCGACGCCCACCGGATCGACGGCGTACAACCTCAGCGAGGGCGGGCCGCTCGTCCACCCGACGGTGCCGGCGATCGTCGTCACCGAGATGTGTGGCGCCGAGTCGATGCCGTCGCTGGCGGTCGACGCCGACGCCACGGTCGAGATCGAACTGGCAGGTTCGTCGGGGTACGTCGTCAGCGACGGCCGGGCCAACCGGGAGATCGAGGCCGGCACGACGGTGACGGTCACGGCTGCCGAGGAGCCGGTCCGGGTGGCGGGGCCGCGCGCGAACTTCTTCGAGGCGCTCTCGAAACTCCAGTGA
- the mptA gene encoding GTP cyclohydrolase MptA codes for MSEQLPDVQATSPDVAVGLNRVGVTGVEKLVKIARPDKRPIVLMAEFEVFVDLPSWRKGADMSRNMEVIDETLEAATREEVHRVEDVCGEAAERLLDKHDYTSEAIVSMEAELVQREQTPASDRETQSTVDIQAKATATDEGTREEIGATVTGMTVCPCSQGMSEARARQKLEQLGIEDDTIEEFLDEVPQPGHSQRGHATLAVESDGAPEVDLTTLIDVARDSMSARIYNLAKRPDEDHMTYQSHADAKFVEDCVRSMAEGVVEEFPDLPDGAVVTMKQSNDESIHQHNAHAERRVEMEQLRDEVGN; via the coding sequence ATGAGTGAGCAACTGCCCGACGTGCAAGCGACCAGCCCCGACGTCGCGGTGGGGTTGAACCGCGTCGGCGTCACGGGCGTCGAGAAGCTCGTCAAGATCGCCCGTCCCGACAAGCGCCCGATCGTGCTGATGGCCGAGTTCGAGGTGTTCGTCGACCTTCCCTCGTGGCGCAAGGGCGCCGACATGAGCCGCAACATGGAGGTCATCGACGAGACGCTCGAAGCCGCCACCCGCGAGGAAGTCCACCGCGTCGAGGACGTCTGTGGCGAGGCCGCAGAACGCCTGCTCGATAAACACGACTACACCAGCGAAGCCATCGTCTCGATGGAGGCCGAGCTCGTCCAGCGCGAGCAGACGCCCGCCTCCGATCGAGAGACCCAGAGCACCGTCGACATTCAGGCCAAGGCGACCGCCACCGACGAGGGCACCCGCGAGGAGATCGGCGCGACCGTCACCGGCATGACGGTCTGTCCCTGCTCGCAGGGGATGTCCGAGGCCCGCGCCCGCCAGAAGCTCGAACAGCTCGGCATCGAGGACGACACCATCGAGGAGTTCCTCGACGAAGTCCCCCAGCCCGGCCACTCCCAGCGCGGCCACGCCACGCTGGCCGTCGAGAGCGACGGCGCGCCCGAGGTCGACCTGACGACTCTGATCGACGTTGCACGGGATTCGATGAGCGCGCGCATCTACAACCTCGCCAAGCGCCCCGACGAGGACCACATGACCTACCAGTCCCACGCCGACGCCAAGTTCGTCGAGGACTGCGTTCGTTCGATGGCCGAGGGCGTCGTCGAGGAGTTCCCCGACCTGCCCGACGGCGCCGTCGTGACGATGAAACAGTCCAACGACGAGTCGATCCACCAGCACAACGCCCACGCCGAGCGCCGCGTCGAGATGGAGCAGTTGCGCGACGAAGTCGGGAACTGA
- a CDS encoding type II toxin-antitoxin system HicB family antitoxin, with the protein MGVQSRDGAVDDTITVTRGDEYYVAKDESTGIASQGETKADALQNLAEALELAAEPVDDEVSDHADAPWFSS; encoded by the coding sequence ATGGGAGTGCAGTCCCGGGACGGCGCTGTCGACGACACGATCACAGTTACCCGCGGTGACGAGTATTACGTCGCCAAAGACGAGTCTACCGGGATTGCGAGCCAGGGCGAGACGAAAGCCGACGCACTACAGAACCTTGCAGAGGCACTCGAACTCGCAGCGGAACCGGTCGACGACGAAGTTTCGGATCACGCTGACGCGCCGTGGTTTTCTTCGTAG
- a CDS encoding type II toxin-antitoxin system HicA family toxin: protein MTRGTYSGREIIKALGNWGYKKVGQRGDHVKLQYVHPVTGEKRIVIVPLHDELDTGTLKSIAEQAGAEEFQAFLDEMDRMI, encoded by the coding sequence GTGACACGCGGGACGTACTCAGGCCGAGAGATTATCAAGGCTCTCGGAAACTGGGGGTACAAAAAGGTCGGGCAGCGAGGCGACCACGTCAAACTGCAGTACGTCCATCCCGTCACCGGCGAGAAGCGCATCGTGATCGTGCCACTGCACGATGAACTCGATACTGGCACACTCAAAAGCATCGCCGAGCAAGCTGGTGCAGAAGAGTTCCAAGCATTTCTCGACGAGATGGACAGGATGATCTGA
- a CDS encoding TrmB family transcriptional regulator — MASLRDLGLSEYEARAYRALLNTGPTTAKELSRASDVPMGRIYDVLNSIEQYNLVRSQTASRPKKYVAVEPSTALDRLLDDKKRELAEKADQYEDIVDDLSDELDAADPVEEQFWTAAVGPVETADLLVERLSAADDRIVFVASDQTSLFELDEIGDLVAEQFEEAIDRGVDVKVLLTPGLVDSLPETVGARHRQTLSPSEGYEVRVSDDVTGTFNVLDGVEVCVQVPHPLAVDEAFAMIDLKDPDFAADVHDEFAPRWRDAEPLSL; from the coding sequence ATGGCAAGTCTGCGGGATCTCGGGCTGTCCGAGTACGAAGCGCGCGCCTATCGCGCGTTATTGAATACCGGGCCCACAACCGCCAAAGAGTTGTCCCGGGCCAGTGACGTGCCCATGGGACGGATCTACGACGTTCTCAACAGCATCGAGCAGTACAATCTCGTTCGCAGCCAGACCGCGAGCCGCCCCAAAAAGTACGTCGCGGTCGAGCCCTCGACGGCGCTGGATCGGCTGCTCGACGACAAGAAACGCGAACTCGCCGAGAAGGCAGATCAGTACGAGGATATCGTCGACGACCTCTCGGACGAACTCGACGCGGCCGATCCCGTCGAAGAGCAGTTCTGGACCGCCGCGGTCGGTCCCGTCGAAACGGCCGACCTGCTGGTCGAACGTCTCTCGGCGGCCGACGATCGGATCGTGTTCGTCGCCTCCGACCAGACCTCGCTGTTCGAGCTGGACGAGATCGGCGACCTCGTCGCCGAGCAGTTCGAGGAGGCCATCGACCGCGGCGTCGACGTCAAGGTGTTGTTGACGCCGGGACTGGTCGACTCATTGCCCGAGACTGTTGGCGCTCGACACCGCCAAACGCTCTCGCCGTCGGAAGGCTACGAGGTGCGAGTCAGCGACGACGTGACGGGCACGTTCAACGTGCTCGACGGCGTCGAGGTCTGCGTGCAGGTGCCCCACCCCCTCGCGGTCGACGAGGCGTTTGCGATGATCGACCTCAAAGATCCGGACTTCGCGGCCGACGTTCACGACGAGTTCGCCCCGCGCTGGCGTGACGCCGAACCGCTGTCGCTGTAA
- a CDS encoding DUF255 domain-containing protein: MDESAERTRVEWHEWGPEPFEIADRTGKPVLLSLSATWCSWCHEMDGETYSEPRIAANVNDGFVPVRVDVDRHPRVRERYNMGGFPSTVFLTPEGEQLTGAGYLGPDGMRQVITSVRKLWDGKGAEAGRVPRSLQGEATPAGELTPQIEEQLLGALHETYDERSGGWGTDAKFPMPRTIEFALKRERQQALRTLDAVGANLFDEHAGGFYRYAAGEDWSEPHYEKMLDTNAAIVRAFANAYLYTGGEEYRQPAADTIDYLTTTLWTGDAFAGSQSAGEGASYYARAATEREDADEPSVDPTLFADRNALAVDALLTYRAYTDDDAAGRFAERALDTLDAELIADGEVSHYRDPENTDDVGESLLLADHAHTVAALTTAREVLGADALDGRAIEVARRVADAAIDELHAEGSFRDGPASGEGLLDRPLRPLDGNVEMVDALLDLAVITGEDRYHDVARETIEAFAGAWDRFGPQVAVYGSAASRLLNGTLVIRVGNPAGSDLHRAALRMGDHEKVVVPGADDVADGTATVSIVTADDADATAADPATTPGELETRVSDLTADRSGE; this comes from the coding sequence ATGGATGAGAGCGCCGAGCGGACCCGCGTCGAGTGGCACGAGTGGGGCCCCGAGCCGTTCGAGATCGCGGACCGCACGGGCAAGCCGGTGTTGCTGTCGCTGTCGGCGACGTGGTGTTCGTGGTGTCACGAGATGGACGGCGAGACGTATTCCGAGCCCCGGATCGCCGCCAACGTCAACGACGGGTTCGTCCCGGTGCGCGTCGATGTCGACCGACACCCGCGCGTGCGCGAACGGTACAACATGGGCGGGTTCCCCTCGACCGTCTTCCTGACGCCGGAGGGCGAACAGCTCACGGGCGCCGGCTATCTCGGCCCCGACGGGATGCGGCAGGTGATCACCAGCGTCCGCAAGCTGTGGGACGGCAAGGGCGCCGAGGCTGGCCGCGTCCCCCGAAGTCTGCAGGGCGAGGCGACGCCGGCGGGCGAACTCACGCCCCAAATCGAGGAGCAACTGCTCGGTGCGCTCCACGAAACCTACGACGAGCGCTCGGGCGGCTGGGGAACTGACGCCAAGTTCCCGATGCCCCGGACGATCGAGTTCGCCCTCAAGCGCGAGCGCCAGCAGGCCCTGCGGACGCTCGACGCCGTCGGCGCGAACCTGTTCGACGAGCACGCGGGCGGGTTCTACCGCTACGCCGCCGGCGAGGACTGGAGCGAGCCCCACTACGAGAAGATGCTCGACACCAACGCCGCCATCGTCCGAGCGTTCGCCAACGCCTACCTCTACACCGGGGGCGAGGAGTATCGCCAGCCCGCCGCCGACACGATCGACTACCTCACGACGACGCTGTGGACCGGCGACGCCTTCGCGGGGAGCCAGTCCGCCGGCGAGGGCGCGAGCTACTACGCCCGGGCGGCGACCGAGCGCGAGGACGCCGACGAGCCGTCGGTCGATCCCACGCTCTTTGCCGACCGGAACGCGCTGGCGGTCGACGCCTTGCTCACCTACCGCGCCTACACGGACGACGACGCCGCGGGCCGGTTCGCAGAGCGCGCGCTCGACACCCTCGACGCGGAACTGATCGCCGACGGCGAAGTCAGCCACTATCGCGACCCCGAGAATACCGACGATGTCGGCGAGTCGCTCCTGCTCGCGGACCACGCCCACACCGTCGCCGCGCTGACGACCGCCCGTGAGGTGCTCGGCGCCGACGCGCTCGACGGGCGCGCGATCGAGGTCGCCCGCCGCGTCGCCGACGCCGCGATCGACGAACTGCACGCCGAGGGCTCGTTCCGCGACGGTCCCGCAAGCGGCGAAGGACTGCTCGACCGGCCGCTCCGGCCGCTCGACGGTAACGTCGAGATGGTCGACGCGCTGCTCGATCTCGCGGTCATCACCGGTGAGGACCGCTACCACGACGTGGCTCGCGAGACGATCGAAGCCTTCGCCGGAGCGTGGGATCGGTTCGGACCGCAGGTCGCTGTCTACGGCTCGGCGGCGTCGCGCTTGCTCAACGGGACGCTCGTGATCCGGGTTGGCAATCCCGCCGGATCGGATCTCCACCGCGCTGCGCTTCGGATGGGCGACCACGAGAAGGTGGTCGTTCCCGGCGCGGACGACGTTGCGGACGGCACGGCGACCGTCTCGATCGTGACCGCCGACGACGCCGACGCGACGGCGGCCGACCCCGCCACGACGCCGGGCGAACTCGAAACGCGGGTCAGCGACCTCACTGCCGACCGTTCGGGCGAGTAA
- a CDS encoding FxsA family protein, whose translation MFKRILALLLLIPLLDAILLVWLGFQFPWQLIVAVVVLTALVGMLFVRAEGRRTMRKIQRALAEGRPPTDELLDGGLLIAAGAFLLTPGLVTDTVGFLLVLPPSRIVIRKLAKKFVVTPYLDKKTGGFASGNVYTFGFPDGGDFGGQPSGQAEGSADGSSDVYDLGDDAYDVEFDDDERSTDQ comes from the coding sequence ATGTTCAAGCGGATACTGGCGTTGCTGCTGCTCATCCCGCTGCTCGACGCCATTCTGCTCGTCTGGCTCGGGTTCCAGTTCCCGTGGCAGCTGATCGTCGCCGTCGTCGTCCTGACCGCGCTGGTCGGCATGCTGTTCGTCCGCGCGGAGGGACGCCGCACGATGCGCAAGATACAGCGCGCGCTCGCGGAAGGTAGACCGCCGACCGACGAGCTGCTCGACGGCGGGCTCCTGATCGCCGCGGGCGCGTTCCTGCTGACGCCCGGGCTGGTCACCGACACCGTCGGGTTCCTGCTGGTGCTCCCGCCGTCGCGGATCGTCATCCGCAAGCTCGCCAAGAAGTTCGTCGTGACGCCGTATCTCGACAAGAAGACCGGCGGCTTCGCGTCGGGCAATGTCTACACGTTCGGGTTCCCCGACGGCGGCGACTTCGGCGGCCAGCCAAGCGGGCAGGCGGAAGGCTCGGCCGACGGATCGAGCGACGTGTACGATCTCGGCGACGACGCCTACGACGTGGAGTTCGACGACGACGAGCGTTCGACCGACCAGTAG
- a CDS encoding NAD-dependent epimerase/dehydratase family protein, which produces MTITDERVLVTGGAGFIGTHLVDRLLADGNDVVVVDNLSNSTRDRVPDDAEFVEADLTDPDALDGVLTGEIDLVVHLAASKVVNVDDPHQQFHDNTRMTTNLLDAMAEAGVDRIAYTSSSTVYGEAPRPTPEDYAPLEPISAYGTSKLADEGLLSVQAHSHDFSVWTFRFANIVGPGLRGAVIPDFVEKLDEDPETLTILGDGRQEKSYMHVTDCVDAMVHVIAHADQPVNAYNLGTRTTTSVDRIAAIVADEMGIDPDHEYTGGDRGWTGDVPKMRLSIEKLAALGWEPELSSDEAVRRSARELIGELT; this is translated from the coding sequence ATGACCATCACGGACGAGCGGGTCCTCGTGACGGGCGGGGCCGGCTTCATCGGTACGCATCTCGTCGATCGCCTGCTGGCCGACGGCAACGATGTCGTCGTCGTCGACAACCTCTCGAACAGCACCCGAGACCGAGTCCCCGACGACGCGGAGTTCGTCGAGGCTGACCTCACCGACCCCGACGCGCTCGACGGCGTCCTCACCGGCGAAATCGACCTCGTCGTCCACCTCGCGGCGTCGAAAGTCGTCAACGTCGACGATCCCCACCAGCAGTTCCACGACAACACCCGGATGACGACGAACCTGCTCGACGCGATGGCCGAGGCGGGCGTCGACCGGATCGCCTACACGTCGTCCTCGACCGTCTACGGCGAGGCGCCCCGGCCGACGCCGGAGGACTACGCGCCGCTGGAGCCGATCAGCGCCTACGGAACGAGCAAGCTCGCCGACGAGGGGCTGCTCTCGGTGCAGGCCCACAGCCACGATTTCAGCGTGTGGACGTTCCGCTTCGCCAATATCGTCGGGCCGGGGCTGCGCGGCGCCGTGATCCCCGACTTCGTCGAGAAACTGGATGAAGACCCCGAGACGCTGACGATCCTCGGCGACGGTCGACAGGAGAAATCGTACATGCACGTCACCGACTGCGTCGACGCAATGGTTCACGTGATCGCACACGCCGACCAGCCGGTCAACGCGTACAACCTCGGGACGCGCACGACCACGTCGGTCGATCGCATCGCCGCCATCGTCGCCGACGAGATGGGGATCGACCCCGACCACGAGTACACCGGCGGCGACCGCGGCTGGACCGGCGACGTGCCGAAGATGCGCCTCTCGATCGAGAAGCTCGCCGCGCTGGGCTGGGAGCCCGAGCTGTCGAGCGACGAAGCCGTTCGACGCTCGGCGCGTGAGCTGATCGGCGAACTGACGTAG
- a CDS encoding lysylphosphatidylglycerol synthase transmembrane domain-containing protein produces the protein MAGAITQRRVTLAGTALVLVGLVLAVQAFDAGAVVDTLAGADRGLLALAVAVYAASWPLRGRRYADVLAAMEHRTDTYFLTLTVFASQTANLAIPARAGDAVRAQLVRARRDVPYATGFASLAVERAFDLVTVAALAAGSAVALVAVDGTTPWMLAGETAGGTRALRIGAVVGIGAVVAALVGVALARSDLRVGKTLRETAASQSILDRALDAGGRFLDAVAVVARRPRSMAAIGVWSALLWAADVATAVLVLAAVGVGADAGLLVVAGTLAVSVGNLAKVLPLSQGGIGLYEAAFTAILVGLTPIGAGVALAAAVADHALKNAVTLVGGAVAVVSLNVSLTDAAAADSTARSTPTDREPESAD, from the coding sequence ATGGCCGGCGCGATCACCCAGCGACGAGTGACGCTCGCGGGCACGGCGCTGGTGCTGGTCGGCCTCGTGCTGGCGGTGCAGGCGTTCGACGCCGGAGCGGTCGTCGACACGCTCGCCGGCGCGGACCGAGGACTGCTCGCGCTCGCCGTCGCCGTCTACGCGGCGTCGTGGCCGCTGCGCGGGCGGCGGTACGCCGACGTGCTGGCGGCGATGGAGCATCGCACAGACACCTACTTCCTCACGCTAACGGTGTTCGCAAGCCAGACGGCCAATCTGGCGATTCCCGCGCGGGCCGGCGACGCAGTTCGGGCGCAGTTGGTCCGAGCCCGGCGCGACGTGCCCTACGCGACCGGATTCGCGTCGCTCGCGGTCGAACGAGCGTTCGATCTCGTGACCGTCGCGGCGCTCGCCGCGGGGTCGGCGGTCGCGCTGGTGGCGGTCGACGGGACGACGCCGTGGATGCTCGCCGGCGAGACGGCCGGCGGAACGCGGGCGCTGCGGATCGGCGCCGTCGTCGGGATCGGAGCGGTCGTCGCCGCGCTCGTGGGGGTCGCACTCGCGCGCAGCGATCTGCGCGTTGGCAAGACGCTCCGCGAGACAGCGGCGTCGCAGTCGATCCTCGACCGCGCGCTCGACGCCGGCGGCCGATTTCTCGACGCCGTCGCCGTCGTCGCCCGCCGGCCTCGGTCGATGGCAGCGATCGGCGTCTGGAGCGCGCTGCTGTGGGCCGCCGACGTGGCGACGGCCGTGCTGGTGCTCGCGGCCGTCGGGGTCGGCGCCGACGCCGGACTTCTGGTAGTCGCCGGGACGCTCGCGGTCAGCGTCGGCAATCTGGCGAAGGTGCTGCCGCTCTCGCAGGGCGGGATCGGACTGTACGAAGCCGCGTTCACCGCGATTCTGGTCGGGCTGACGCCGATCGGCGCCGGCGTCGCGCTGGCGGCTGCGGTGGCGGATCACGCGCTCAAAAACGCCGTCACGCTAGTCGGCGGCGCCGTCGCCGTCGTCTCGTTGAACGTCTCGCTGACCGACGCCGCGGCCGCCGATTCGACGGCGCGCTCGACGCCGACGGACCGGGAGCCGGAATCGGCCGACTGA
- a CDS encoding alpha-1 4-glucan-protein synthase gives MTADICVVVPTIREYDCMRSYFENAREHEFDLSRLHVVLVTEDFCDTDEMEAMLDEEGVSGEVFDGSRRSEWYEEHGVKEYEHVVPAASHAETSFGLLYMWANPQFEYGVFIDDDTLPHPEDDFFGGHLENLAYEGEIETVTSDEQWVNVLYQNADEHGLYPRGYPYSAMDETVETERTEVGEIVASQGLWTNVPDLDAVRILMDGDLEGQAQTRTSREDFGEDFVADEGDYLTVCSMNLAFRREVIPAFYQFPMDDNPWEVGRFDDIWSGVVLKRACDVLGKQIYNGGPLCEHNKAPRSTFDDLHNEVAGLELNEHFWEVVDDAGGDADSYAGVFEAIAEDFATGEFDEYQNGEFFEYVGEYMLDWLDCLDEIERTTPAVASE, from the coding sequence ATGACAGCAGACATCTGCGTCGTGGTCCCGACGATCCGGGAGTACGACTGCATGCGATCGTACTTCGAGAACGCCAGAGAGCACGAGTTCGACCTGTCGCGGCTCCACGTCGTGCTGGTCACGGAGGACTTCTGTGACACCGACGAGATGGAAGCGATGCTCGACGAGGAGGGCGTCTCCGGTGAAGTGTTCGACGGCAGCCGCCGGAGCGAGTGGTACGAGGAACACGGCGTCAAAGAGTACGAGCACGTCGTCCCGGCGGCCAGCCACGCCGAGACGAGCTTCGGCCTGCTGTACATGTGGGCCAACCCGCAGTTCGAGTACGGCGTGTTCATCGACGACGACACGCTGCCCCACCCCGAGGACGACTTCTTCGGCGGCCACTTGGAGAACCTCGCCTACGAGGGCGAGATCGAAACCGTCACCTCCGACGAGCAGTGGGTGAACGTGCTCTACCAGAACGCCGACGAGCACGGGCTGTACCCCCGCGGCTACCCCTACTCGGCGATGGACGAGACCGTCGAGACCGAACGCACCGAGGTCGGCGAGATCGTCGCCTCGCAGGGGCTGTGGACGAACGTCCCCGACCTCGACGCGGTGCGTATCCTGATGGACGGCGATCTGGAGGGGCAGGCCCAGACCAGAACGAGTCGAGAGGACTTCGGCGAGGACTTCGTCGCCGACGAGGGCGATTACCTCACGGTCTGCTCGATGAACCTCGCGTTCCGCCGTGAGGTGATCCCCGCGTTCTACCAGTTCCCGATGGACGACAACCCGTGGGAAGTCGGCCGGTTCGACGACATCTGGAGCGGCGTCGTCCTCAAGCGCGCCTGTGACGTGCTCGGCAAGCAGATCTACAACGGCGGCCCGCTCTGTGAGCACAACAAGGCGCCCCGATCGACGTTCGACGACCTCCACAACGAGGTCGCCGGACTCGAACTCAACGAGCACTTCTGGGAGGTCGTCGACGACGCCGGCGGCGACGCCGACAGCTACGCGGGCGTGTTCGAAGCCATCGCGGAGGACTTTGCGACCGGCGAGTTCGACGAGTACCAGAACGGGGAGTTCTTCGAGTACGTCGGCGAGTACATGCTCGATTGGCTCGACTGCCTCGACGAGATCGAGCGCACGACGCCGGCGGTCGCGAGCGAGTGA
- a CDS encoding iron ABC transporter substrate-binding protein — protein sequence MTQDTDANGRTRRRAFLAGSAALGAASLSGCFGLFGGNDDEGDEYEYELEQIGSGRTGRELSGVPMSEMPDLEGELTIYSGRNEFLVGPLIEAINDFYDDFEATPRYQGSTDLVNKIKNEGSGSPADVFYSVNSGSLGALADAGRTRSLASDVAEMVPPEFRTEQWIGTSGRARSVPYNTNAYSASDMPTSIDAYTDFDGQLGWAPGYGSCQAFVTAMRLLEGEEATREWLQAIQDAGIQRYPNELAVCEAIADGEIDAGFTNHYYIQRVLAGSSNAPIATAFTQGDAGAIFNVAGAAVVDSTDSPDLAQNFIRHLLSAQAQDYFARQTFEYPMSPEVDPIGNLPPIDELNPPSELDLAELSNLQPTVDLMRDVGINL from the coding sequence ATGACCCAAGATACTGACGCGAACGGACGGACGCGACGGCGGGCGTTTCTGGCCGGATCGGCCGCGCTCGGTGCCGCCAGCCTGTCGGGCTGTTTCGGGCTGTTCGGCGGCAACGACGATGAGGGCGACGAGTACGAGTACGAACTCGAACAGATCGGCTCCGGACGCACGGGGCGGGAGCTCTCCGGAGTGCCGATGAGCGAGATGCCAGATCTCGAGGGCGAGCTGACGATCTACTCCGGACGCAACGAGTTCCTCGTCGGCCCCCTGATCGAGGCGATCAACGACTTCTACGACGACTTCGAGGCGACGCCGCGGTATCAGGGCTCGACCGACCTCGTCAACAAGATCAAAAACGAAGGGAGCGGCTCGCCCGCGGACGTGTTCTACTCAGTTAACTCGGGGTCGCTCGGCGCGCTCGCCGACGCCGGTCGGACCCGTTCGCTCGCGAGCGACGTGGCCGAGATGGTCCCCCCTGAGTTCCGGACCGAACAGTGGATCGGCACCTCCGGTCGCGCGCGGTCGGTTCCGTACAACACTAACGCCTACTCCGCGAGCGACATGCCGACGAGCATCGACGCCTACACCGACTTCGACGGCCAGCTCGGCTGGGCGCCGGGGTACGGCTCCTGTCAGGCGTTCGTGACCGCCATGCGCCTGCTCGAAGGCGAGGAGGCGACCCGCGAGTGGCTCCAAGCGATCCAAGACGCCGGCATCCAGCGGTACCCCAACGAACTCGCGGTCTGTGAAGCGATCGCCGACGGCGAGATCGACGCTGGGTTCACCAACCACTACTATATCCAGCGCGTGCTCGCCGGTTCCTCGAACGCCCCGATCGCCACGGCGTTCACGCAGGGCGACGCCGGCGCCATCTTCAACGTGGCTGGTGCAGCGGTCGTCGACAGCACCGACAGCCCCGACTTGGCCCAGAACTTCATCCGCCACCTGCTGTCGGCACAGGCCCAAGACTACTTCGCCCGCCAGACGTTCGAGTACCCGATGAGTCCCGAGGTCGACCCGATCGGCAACCTGCCGCCGATCGACGAACTGAACCCGCCGTCGGAACTCGATCTCGCGGAGCTGTCGAACCTGCAGCCGACCGTCGATCTGATGCGCGACGTCGGGATCAACCTCTGA